accaggagtgatccctgagcacacccaaacataacaaataaagcaaaaatgaaaagaaagcctgaatggtagggcatttgccttgcacgtggctgacccagggagaacctcagttcaatccccagtgtcccatatagtcccccaaagccaggggcaatttctgaacgcatagccaggagtatccttgagtgtcaccgggtgtggcaaaacaaaaacataagaaaagtaaagaggggccggagagacagcatggaggtaaagcgtttgcctttcatgcaggaggtcatcggttcaaatcccggcatcccatatggtccccccgtgcctgccaagagcagtttctgatcctggagccaggaaaaacccctgagcactgctgggtgtgacccaaaaaccacacacacacacacacacacacacacacacacacacacaaaaagagagaaaagaaaagtaaagaaaagagagCCTGAAGAAATGGGATGGGGAGTCATTGGTAAGGGAAGGGACGTGGGAAGGGGGGATTTGGGGAGGTGGGAGGCTCAGTTCTTGCAAGATTGGGAGGGTCTGGAGAGTCTGGGTAGGCAGGGAGGGTGTTGGGTTTCAAGTCCAAAGTAAACTGGGACAGTTATGGAGCAAGGAGGAATTGAGGTCCTGTTGGGGATCGCAGGGATCCTGTGTTCTCAGAATATTTTTTCCTGGTAAATCCTGGACAGACGCTGAGTTCTTGTGTCCAAGATTGGAGGAAATCCGCTTTTGACAGTGAGAGGGCATGGAAATCTTATGGACAGGGGAGGGCCTCTAAGGCTTTTATTGAGGTGTTcatacccacccccaccccagagaAGATGAAAGCTTCAGGCAGGGGCTCTTAATTTAAAGAGGCACCACCATGGTAACTCCCTGGTTTGGAAAAGCCCTGGGGATTTTGCTGGGGCTGTTTGGAGAggtcttctgttttttgttttgttttgtttgggtcacacctggcagcgctcaggggttactcctggctctatgctcagaaatcgcccctggcagacccCTAAGGGGGACCCCTagaagagtccacctggaacccacttcaggccacctgagctggcacccagggaaggtctAGAGTCCTtcagcgtgaaaggcaaacaccttacctccgtgctatctctccagccctcttttctgcttttttgagctacacccagcagtgcttaaggcttactcctgggtctgccctcaggaatcactcctgaagttgCTCAagataccatataggatgccagggatggaaccacatgcaaagcaagcatcctacctactggaTTATTGCTTTTCCCCAtcttttttgctatttatttttaacttttttgaatCATGCCACACAATATTCAGGAACtaatctcagctctgtgctcagggttgggGGTGGTGCATGTCATATGATGGTATCAAATCTGGACACcctaggggcaggagcaatagcacagcagtatagcttttgtcttgcatgtggccaatccgggAGGGattcaggttagatccccagcatctcatatggtcccctgagcctgtcaggagcaatttctgagcatagagccaggaggaacccctgagcgctggcaggtatggctctaaaacaaaacaaaacaaaacaaaacctgaacCCCCTTCATGCACAGCCTGCTTTTTTTGGGAAGATTTCCTCCCAATCCTGTTTATGAGGCTGCAAGCCCCCACTGGGGCTTGTCTCCTTCTTCCTCTGGACCCAGGGCCCCAGCTAAGCAAGGCCACTAGTTCCTGACTTACTGACTTACCCCAAGTTCTAGTAGATAACCCCCACATCTGCCTCCTCGCCCCATCCTCCAGCCATGCCCTTTCTGCCCGTGGCCCTGTCCTCTTTGTCTCTGCTGGGCCAGGGGTGGTGGTGGCTTGTCTAGTCTGTCAGCTCTGGAAGAAAGCAGCTTTGGGACTGGAGCAGGCAAGAAGAtagcagaaaagacatttgctttgcatgtagctaacttgaatagaatccctggcaccccacagggCCCTCtgaccccatcaggagtgacctctgagcatcacctggtgtttCCCCATACACACAGAACACACACAAAAGTGGTAATCTTAGCCTGTGCCCCTCATGTGCCCAGGCCCAGCCAGGCAGCATAAGGCAACTTGTAGGGCGTGATCTCTGAAATCCCAGTGGGCGCCAGCTCCTGGGCAAACCCAGACACATCAGGGCCTCTTCTCAACTCCTGATTTCTGAAAGATTATTCCAGGCCTGACAGGCCAGGGTGCCCCAGCAGGCCCAGCTTGGGCCCAAATTAACCGCCTCTGTGCCCTCCCTTGATTGTAAAATGGGGGTAATAAAACTCCCTGCTTCTCCATCAGAGCAACTCCTGATGGAAACTGGCCACATACAGGCTTTGACTTGCTGATTCAGCTGCTAACAGTGCTGGAGGCAGCTGCGGTGAGGAGCCCTGTCTTTTTCCTATAGAAAATTAGACtcatggagctggagtggtggtgcaagcggtaaggcatttgccttgcacatgctaacctaggacggatctcagtttgataccccagtgtcccatatagtaccccaagccaggagcgatttctgagctcagagtcagaaataataattttgggtatgacccaaaatcaaaaacaaaacaaggggccagagagatagcatggaggtaaggcctttcatgcataaggtcattgattcaaatcctagaatcccatatagtcccgatttctgagcatggagctaggagtgacctctgagcgctgctgggtgtgaccccaaaacaaacaaacaaaaacaaaaaaagaaaagaaaagaaaaaaaagtaaatgaggcTCAGAGAGATGGGTGTCTTGCTTAAACTCTCAGGGCATAAGAAAGAGACCAGGCCATGGGACCCCCAAGTCCCCTTGCCATGAAGAAGGCTGATGTGTAGGCAGTGGGCAGAGAAGCCTGGCATACTCCAGTATCAATGGCAAAACTTACACTTGGCatatatgaggccctgagttctatGGCAGCACTGGCCATCCTGGACCCCTGCCCAGGCCTGCCTGACCACCTGGgcctaaaaaaagaatttatatagggggccggagtgatagcacagtggtagggcatttgccttgcatgtggctgacctaggacggaccttggcttGATCCACGGtgtcttatatagtcccccaaatccaggggcaatttctgagcaaatagccaggagtgtcccctgagcgtcaccaggtgtggcccacaaacaaagaatttatatagttatttgttttgttttttgggccacacccggtggtgctcaggggttactcctggctgtctgctcagaaatagctcctggcaggcacaggggaccatatgggacaccgggattcgggattcgaaccaaccaccttaggtcctggatcacctgtttgcaaggcaaacgctgctgtgctatctctccaggccctagttatttgttttgaggctactcCCAATAGCGCTCAGGgctattactcctagctctatgctttggtcacatgcaagacaactgccttAACAAACTCTTTgacttactaaaaaaaaaagattgaagagagggattggagagatggtatagagATAATGGTACTTGCCTTCATGCAggtgaattttctttttgttgttgttattgtaagGATAGTTtgaactcttggggccagagtgatagcatagcgggtaggacatttgcctttcatgcagccaacttagattctatccctggcattccatgtggtactctgcctgccaggagtgattcctgagcacagcctagaCTAAGTCCTGAGCCAAGGATGTACCtaacaaccaaaataataaatatttaaatttgaaacGTAAAGGCCAGAGACATGGTATAGAGGTTCAAGTGCTCACCTTGgggacggagtgatagcacagtgggtagggtgcttgccttgtcctcagctgactccagtttgatccttggtatctcgtattgttccccaagcccaccaggaataattcctgaaatgCAAAGCCACAAATAACCCCTGAAATTGCTGAAGTGACCCAAAagcccaaaatacataaataaatgtaggATTCACCTTAAACATGGTCAACTTAGATAAGTTCTGATGCTATTAATGgtctcctgaccacagagccaggaacagcccctgagcactggtgagtATGGCCCATATCCaaaagttaaagaagttaaagctggggccagagagatagcatggaggtaagccatttgcctttcatgcaggaggtcatcggttcaaatcccggtgtcccatatggtcccctgtacctgccaggagcaatttctgagcctggagccaggaataacccctgagcactgccggtgtgacccaaaaacaaaaacaaaaaacaaaacaaaacaaaaaaagaagttaaagctGATGGGGAGTGAGGAGGCCCTGGGGAACCAGCAGATGAGGTTTCCTGGAGTAACCACTTGTGCAAAGGCCCTGGGGTGAGACTCTGGGAAAAGTCGGGGCCTGTGCTTCTCCCTCACAACTTGAAACCTGGGTGGCCTCTGGTCAGACAGGTTTAAACTCAGGGTGCTCATGGCCCCTAAGGCTGCAGATGGGGAGCAGATGGGGTGGAAGAGGCTAAAGGGAGACCAGGAGgcaggtggtgttcaggagccGGTGAGGCCATAGAAACAAGGCCCATGGGGGGCTTGGACATCTCTCTCAAAGTGACACCCACAGGAAGTAGGTGTGGGGTGCTGAGGGCCAAAGCAGGGAAATAGAAACCACCAAGCCAGTAGCTGTCGAATTTGCTGCAAAGTCTTAAATGCAGGATGGAAGGCGAATGGTGGTTTTGGCCTGTGCCACTGGCAGCAGTTTCTGGGCTTCAGGGGACCTCAGAGCTCAGAATGCGGGTGCCTGGACTCAAGACTTTTTCCTCTGCTCCCCCCCAGGCTACGGGTACACAACCCCGCTGACAAATGGGGGCAAGGCCTTCACCATCGCCTtcgcgctgctgggtgtgccactCACCATGCTGTTGCTGACTGCCTCGGCCCAGCGCCTGGCCTTGTTGTTCACCCGTGCACCGCTGGCCTGGCTCAGCCTACGCTGGGGCTGGCACCCCCGGCGGGCAGCCCGCTGGCACCTGGTGGCCCTGCTGGCAGTAATCGTGGCCACATGCTTCCTGCTGCCTGCTGCCATCTTTGCCTCCCTGGAGGCCAACTGGAGCTTCCTGGACGCCATCTACTTCTGCTTCATCTCCCTGTCCACCATTGGCCTGGGTGACTACGTGCCTGGCGAGACTCCAGGGCAGCCCTATCGTGCCCTGTACAAACTGCTGGTCACCGGTGAGTATGCAGGTGCCCTTGAGGTGATGGCCCTGGCTGTACCCCCAACCCCTGGCCTTCCACGTCTGAGCACATCCTCCCTGCAGGCTACCTCTTCCTGGGTCTGATGGTTATGATGTTGGGGCTCCACACCTTCCGTCGCGTCGCTGAGCTGCACGGCCTCACCCAGTTCATCCTGCTGCCCCCCGAGGTGCCCACCACCGACTCCACCATAGAGGATGAGGATGATCAGGCAGATATTCTGGGGCCCCCAATTGAATCACAGCAACAGCTAGCTGTCAATGCCCATCCGGACTATGCCTCCATCCCCAGGTAGCTGTGGCCAGTGGGGGTCTCCTGGCCCCCTGAGACCAACCTGACCGCAGCACAGTGGCCAACAGCACACAGGCCCGAGGTGGTGGCCATGGACCATccactgtccatcctgtgttTTCCCTGTTGGGGCTCTGCCGGGCACCCCATTTTCTGGTACCCCCTGCCCTCTTGTTACCCTGGACTctgggcctttttttttgggggggagtcacatctggcggtgctcagggattcctcctggctctgcactcagaaatctctcttggcttgagggaccatatgggacgttggggattgaaccatggtctgtcctaggttagcgtgtgcaaggcaaactactagGGCCCCACTCTGGGCTTTTCTggtgttctttctctttccccctctcagcatttctttgttttcttgtttgtttgttttggagccatatgcAAGGTGCTCAGGcttcttatttctggctttgatcTTAGGAATGAgtcctggcaggcctcagggtgacacctcacctcacctctgtGAGGTGTCAGGATTGAATCAGGGTGGATGGATGTAAGGCTTGTGCCTTCCTAGCCCTGTACTATCTATTCAGCTTCTTatactctttcctttttttggagaGTAgtattcatggcttactcctgactctacactcaggaattattccttaagatttggtggtggtggggaaccaaattaaatgctggggatcaaacccaggttggcagtgtgtaaggcaaatgcccgctCTGGCCCTTCTCATTCTTCTTTGGGAGGCCCCCCCCCCTCACAGTGATCAGGGGCCTCTGTACCCCCTAGTGACACCTTGCCAACTGGGCTGAAGGTTCAATGCTGGAATCTGGCATGTGGGGTTTCTTGGACATTCTGGGGAACACTCTGGACTCTATCCATCTGGGCCCCTATGATTGGGGAATCCAATTCGATTCTAGCCCTCATGTACTCAGGCCTGTGCTCCAGCCATTTTTCACTCTTTCCCCAGTCCCTGGCTTCTACTTCCTCTATCTACCTCTTATTCATCACTGCCAGGCTCTCATTTCAGATATGTACACTTTAGGTAAGCACCTATCCTCCCTGAACCCTGATGACCTCATCTGAGATGGAAAGTCTGTGACTTGCACTCCAAAGTGCCTTTTTCCCCCCACGCTCAAATTTGTGCAAATTGTTGAGAGGTGGTGCTAGGACAGAGCAGTGATTGTGGTGTCACCAGACCCTACTTTCTGGGTAGACAGCAGCACACCCCCCACCCCGACAAACCAGGCTAGACACAATCTCAGTGACGGAAGCAGAGTGATGTAGAAACATGATCTTGTTCAGCCCAGATGGTCAGGGAAGACTTCCTGAAGGAAGGGACATGTGAACTCAGCGCTGACACAGGAAATGTAGGGGAAGAAGGTGGTTCTGTCCCACTTCCTCAGCTGTCTCCATTGAGAACTGGAAGTAGAATATGGTAGAACATAGAATATTCTTGGCTGGCAGGAGAGGAGTCAGGACGGCATGTGTCTCAGAAGCACAGCTTTGGGCCCTGTGGGATTACCAAGAAGGCTTGCAGGCATTGGGGGCCCATCCAGCCCGTCCTGTCCTGCTTGGGTCCCTGGCACTCAAGCCATCTCAGACACTCAACTTACTCTTCTGCAAAACAACAGCCCCGGCCCCTACCTCATCATCCTGATGTGACCTCCCAAACCTGCCCTGTTCTTCGTTTCCTGTGGACTTGGGCCCTCTGACTTAGCTGTCAGAAAGAGGGTAATTCCATCTCTTGCCtctgatgaggaaactgaggcacagctcCAGAGATACTTTAGGCCAAGTTAGAGCATAGCGTGGTGATGAGGGGCTAGAGCGACATCTAGTGGTGGGTATGTGAAAGCTGCAGGATCCGGGGCTGCAGGCtatctgggctggaggagaagaggggagaccAGACGGAAGAAATCAGCCTTGGGGTATGTAAGAGAAGATCTGGGCTGAAGAGAAGATCTGACTGGCCCTGACTAAATCTCGAGGTGATTGTATATTTCAATTGGCCTGAGTTGGAGAAAGCTCTAGAAATCCAAGCCCAGTTCTGGGAGGTGTACTGGGCTTCAGGTACCCCTCTCTCTGCTTGGATTCCCTCAATTGAAGATCCAGAATGGCTGCTTCATGAGTGAAGGCCTGGACATGACCTTTTTCATTTGTTGTGCGGGCTTATGCTCGAAGGCTTGTGCTTTACCGCCAAGTCACAACCACTTCCTCTCCCAGCTTAtctcccccaaagccagaaggcCCTTCCCCCAAAAGTGTCCAGCTGATCCTCTTCCATCTCACTGGCCAAAATGGTCACATGTTCATCTTGAGCCAGTTAACTTGGGTTCCTCACTAGTGCCCTACCCCACATGACCAAGGCCAGCGCAGAAGGTTCCTTTTGGAGGCTGGGGAATACCTAGTCTGGGCTTGATTACCACATGGGCTCTGTGGGAGGATGGACAGACATTGTGTCAGGGTCATCCAGCGCCCATGTGGGGGGAATGCCTGGCTGCAGGGCTCCAGATGTCAAGCTGTGGGCTTTCAGCTCATCTCCAGTGAAGAAGAAGGACATAGAAAGGAGAcaaaggggcctgagcaatagcacagcaggtagggcttttgccttgcacaaggctaacccaggttcattctccaacatcccatatgatctcccgagcctgccaggaataaatctgagtgaagagccaggagtacaccctgagtgccgagggtgtggcccaataataaAAAAGGGGGTGTGACCTTGGTAAACACCAACCAGGAAGTGTGGCCTCTGATGAGCCAGTGTGAATTATCAGTCATGACTTGTGTGCCCCAACTAAGATCGTGGCCCCTGCAGAGAGCGTGTGCTACCTACCACTCTTGAAAGGAtgccagtgagcactgcagctaaGTTGAGCCCCACAACCCATGGCCACCCCCTCCTGGTGTATGCATAGCCCCTCTGCTGGCCACACAACTCCAAGGAAAACAATGCAGGGAAGGGTGGAGGgtcatgaaaataaatgaattcatcTGAAAGGAGAATATCTTCCGATTTAGTTTCTGGTCCccctctggtggtgctcgggcctcactcctgactgtgtccagggatcactcctggtggtgctttgtcAAAGATCAAACAGATTTGGTTGTGTACAAGACTTGTACTTAGCCCCTGTTCTATTTCCACTCCAAAAGAGCGCGTGTgcacgcgcacgcacacacacacacacacacacacacactcacacacacacacacacacacacacacacacacacacacgactggtATAGTCCTTGATACAGAACAAACAGTTCATTAAAGTTTCTCAGCAGCTTTATTTGGGCCACTCTCCACATTTTACGGTTGAAAACCCCTAAACctaacttttctttgtttttgtttttgggccacacccaacagtgctctggggttactcccgactctgcatttagaaatctcacctggggccgggtggtggcgctggaggtaaggtgcctgccttacctgtgctagcctaggagacggaccgcggttcgatcccccggcgtcccatatggtcccccaagccaggagcgacttctgagcgcatagccaggagtaacccctgagcgttaccgggtgtggcccaaaaaccaaaaaaaaaagaaatctcacctggtagtgctcaggggagtatggaatgccaaggattgaacctgggacagctgTGTGGAAGGCCAATGCTCTATAGTATGAGTATGCTCTATTGTATGAGATCACACAGCAAGGACCCGAGCTATAGTACATCAGGAAGAGTGCTTTCCCTGCACGTTGCTGACTATTCTAATCtctagcaccaaatatggtccccaaagccccaccaggaatgatccctgagcagagccagaagttaagccctgagcatatccaggtgtggccccctccaaaaaatctaactggagggccagagcaatagtgagttctaagtactgccaggtgtggcagaaaaaaaaaaagaaaacaaaaaccaaccaaccaataacagaaaaagcaaaaggtgggccagggatgtggttcGAATGCCAGAGCACATGCCTTTTACTTCTGAAGtcccagattttatccctgacAACCCTGGCTGAGCTTCAGCACCACCAAGATTAcctctctctctgcttctcaaaaaaaaaaaaaaaaagtctgcagagatagtactgtgggtaaattgcttgcttgcacatggccgacccaggtatgatccccagcatatggtcctttagccctgccagtagtgactcctgagtagagagccaggagtaatgccaggagtaattcctgagcatcaccaagtgtggaccAAAGCCAGAACCCAAAACTCCCCCCTCCGCCTCCAAATACAACAAACAGAAAGTGCCAGAGTAGCAGCTTGTGCTAATCTTTCTCCCAATCAGATCCACAATTTTCCATGCTACTTCTGTCACAGGCCagcaacagtgtgtgtgtgtgtgtgtgtgtgtgtgtgtttgtgtttttttttttttttttgggccacacccggtaacgctcaggggttactcttggctatgtgctcagaagttgctcctggcttgggggaccatatgggacaccgggggatcgaaccgcggtccgtccaaggctagcgcaggcaaggcaggcaccttacctttagcgccaccgcccggcccgtgtttgtgttttttaagagtgtgtgtgtgtgggcccggagagatagcacagcggcgtttgccttgcaagcagccgatccaggaccaaaggtggttggttcgaatcccggtgtcccatatggtcccccgtgcctgccggagctatttctgagcagacagccaggagtgacccctgagcaccgccgggtgtggcccaaaaaccaaaataaaataaaataaaaagagtgtgtGTGAGTATGAAAGGCTCTCTCCCTCAGCTTGAGAGATGCTTATAGTGGGAAATCATACGGgacaccagtgtgtgtgtgtgtgtgtgtgtgtgtgtgtgtgtgtgtgtgtgtgtgtgcaccagtgtgtgtgtgtgtgtgtgtgtgtgtgtgtgtcctggcaggctcacgggactatctgggatgccgggattcgaaccaccgatttctgcatgcaaggaaaatgccctacctccatgctatctctccgggcccttgctgttgtttttttaacATCAATTCCTGAGTGGGTAGAAACACAAGCCGGAGCTTGCAGCCCACCGCCCAGATCCTCCAGCTAGTTCCCTCTGCCCAGCATGCAGACCACACATGCGCAAGGGGGAAGAGAGGCGCGTTGCCACGGCGACGGGCGCGCGGTGGGCGGGGCCCGCGCGGCGAAAGCGGAAGTCGGTCTCGGAAGCGGGAGCGGCCATCTTGAGCGCGGGCAAGAAGGGGTGGGCCCGGAGCGACGGTTGGAACCGGTTTGCGCGAAGCGAGCGACTGGTACccggggccggggcggggcgggcgggcgtAGCGGGGCGGGatgggcggggcggggcggggcgggggcggcGAAGGGGCGGGGACAGGCAGTGAGGCGGGAAACTGACAGGAACCGGGAAGAGCCGTGTGAGACCAGAAGAGCCGCGCAGAGCCGAGCGAGCAGCGCTGAGGCGGAGGGCCGAGCTGGCGCCATGGgcggggccggggcggggcgAGGCGGAGCCTAGAGCCGTCGAGCGGCTGCGGGGCATGGAAACCACTGGCCCGGGCGACGAGACGAGCGCCAAGAGGCGGCGGCGACGACGCAAGGGCTTGAGGAAGCACCCGGGCGCGTCGAGGACGACGAGCGGCGGCGACCAGAAGGCGGCCGCCGCGCCCTCCTCAGGGAGAGGCGTCGAGGCGTCGGGAAGCGAGCAGCGTGTGGAGAAGAGAGCGAAGGGCGGCCTCGGCCAGGAGGGCGAAGGCGAGCGGCCTCAGCGCGCCTCAGACAAGACTGAGGCGAGGCCCCGAGGCCGAGGCCAGGGCCGGGCCGCCCCCGCGAGGGGGCGTGGCGAGCCGAAGAGGCGTGGCGAGCCGAAGGGGCATGACCATATAAGGGGCCGTGGCGACCCTCAGGGGCGTGGTCGGACAAAAGGGCGTGGCCAGATAAAGGGGCGTGGCGCCACGAGTGGGCGTGGTCATGTCAGGGGGCGTGGCGAGGAGCCTACAGCTGTCACTTCTACAACAACCACAGCCACGGCCCCAGCCCGGGAGGAGAGCCGCCGCCGGCTGGAAGCTCAAGGGGGGCGCCCGCCCCAGGACGAAGGCCCCCCGGGAGAGAAGCTGGGACCCAGCCAAGGGAAACGGCGGCGGCGACTCGATGCTAAGACGACCCGCGATCACTCTGACTTCCCAAAGCTACCGGGAATCCCCTGCCGGGGCCGCTACCAAGTGTGCATCTCCATCCGGAAGAAAGGGCGCGGCTCGGAAAAGCTCGGAACCCGAGCGCGAGGTCACGGATCCCTCCGGTACCGGATCGTCACCCGACCCCGGTGCCGTCGGGCCACGACGACGACGGAAAGCAGCAAGGGCGGCCCCGATCTCGTCGTCCTCCCCCCCGCGGGCCGAGCTCGAGCGCGGCGGCGGAGGATGAATAAGTGGGCGGTGGAGCCCAACCGGGAGGGGTCGTGGTCCAAGGGGACGCCGAGTGCGCCGTGCGAGTCGTGGAAGCTGGTCGATTCCAGAGGCAGGTGCTTGGCCACGAGCCCCAGCGGGGGTTGGATCTGGAGCACAGCCCGATGCTGGAGTCGGAGCCGAGGCGGGACGCGATGTCGGGGCCCGGGCCGCAGCAAAAGCAGGGGTGGAGTCAGAAGCAAGAGCCGGTGCCGAAACGGGGGCCGGGGCAGGAGTCGGTGCGGGTCCAGGAGCAAATGCAGGGACTCGGTGAGGAGCAAGAGCAGGAGCAAAAGCCGGGCTACGGCCCAGAGTCCCAGCAGGGTCGGGGTCAGGGGCAAGGACCCGAGGAAGCGCAGGCGTTAGGAGGTGTCGGGAAGGCAGCTCCCACCAAGCGCAGCCCTGTGGGCCGGTGTTGATCTCCGCATTATCCAGGTTGGAGCTACCCGCTGAGCTGCCCACCGGCGATGCCCACTGCGAGCCCTGCAACGTGGCCCGCGCTGCCAGTCCCTCGGGTGCTGGGCACGATGCTGCTCGCGTTGCTCTTGGCCCCAGGGCGGCTGTGGGGACTGGACAACCCGGAGAAGTGCACCTGGAATCTATTCCTGAACCATTTCTCGAATATCGGCCTGGACCACGTCAACGATCGCTTCTCCAACGATGAGCCTTTACAGGCGGTGAGCAAACTGTTCAAGCTTCTGGGGGACCTGCCCGTGGAGACGGCGGAGGTGACAGGGGAAGCGGATTAGGAGAGCCCCGGAGCTCTGCATCCGTACCCCCCGCTCCCCACAGTGCCCTGAAGTTTTGAACAATATCTCCTGGCAGGTGTACTTTGGGTTCTCCTACTACTTGAAGATCAACTATACCTGCAAGTTAGAGGTGAGTGGGTGCCGCCTTGACGGTTCCACTGTTTGCAGATCCCCAGGCCCAGAGGAGAGCagaatccccccccccaccccccgtcctTGGCCAGAGAGACGGGATAAGGCACACAGGCAGCGACCCTTATTCAGTCATTTGGACCATGTGGTTCTCCAATCAACTAGAGGGACCAgccagcacagagcctggagtaacccttgccAAGCCCCAGTCCTCAAAGACTCCCTGTATCTAGTCAGGCCCATAGGTGCTCAAGTGAGCTTTCTTTCcttaacattaaattttttttttttctttttgggccacaccctgtgatcctcaggagttactcctggctatgcgctcagaaatcgctcctggctttgggaccgaccatctgggacgccagaggattgaaccac
This window of the Suncus etruscus isolate mSunEtr1 chromosome 14, mSunEtr1.pri.cur, whole genome shotgun sequence genome carries:
- the KCNK6 gene encoding potassium channel subfamily K member 6 — encoded protein: MRRGALLAGALAVYAAYLVLGALVLARLERPHEARLRAELGALREQLLRGSPCVSARVLDAFVEQVLAAGRLGRAAIADASGVANASDPAWDFVSALFFASTLVTTVGYGYTTPLTNGGKAFTIAFALLGVPLTMLLLTASAQRLALLFTRAPLAWLSLRWGWHPRRAARWHLVALLAVIVATCFLLPAAIFASLEANWSFLDAIYFCFISLSTIGLGDYVPGETPGQPYRALYKLLVTGYLFLGLMVMMLGLHTFRRVAELHGLTQFILLPPEVPTTDSTIEDEDDQADILGPPIESQQQLAVNAHPDYASIPR